The Acanthochromis polyacanthus isolate Apoly-LR-REF ecotype Palm Island chromosome 2, KAUST_Apoly_ChrSc, whole genome shotgun sequence genome contains a region encoding:
- the LOC110954965 gene encoding KH homology domain-containing protein 4-like has product MSSGMTGQTPCLTSRWDQPAQPKQSVDVRQQRSSENAAHPVSLSGVVSTAGPNSTGSRPQETGEKSAAPQGGGVEMAAAMAAKINAMLMAKGKLLTPPPLLAKTPPVVPVLAATEEMVVTEVDINDVPLNCRDLLTKGKTQEEIRQTSGAVVSTKGHYMTDVEKERGGQRPLYLHVQGKTQEQVNKAVMRIKEIISEDVLRASAASGGQHVPVMPPLTLYPQPPRPVIPTPVPRMPNANPVPGQGHRPAAPHTGSFVHTKIFVGLDQALPGFNVNEKVEGPGGSYLSHIQTETGARVFLRGKGSGYIEQASKRESFEPLYVYISHPNAAGLESAKKLTESLLETARAEHARLVSTYTATGSTQPYAAHGFPPNSNYSNQGSWYNYPANGYAGGYSAYPGAGGYWSNANGPPSHSNMSTNPPSSQAMVQYPVCPRKPHPYLVQDPGSSASVEPDGSLNSPSDSGSPKRHFHEGAKDEQPTSSSPEGPAHRESTPPPSSVGEEKVVERILMPPPPPPFVAPAPVARKRPRDAVTDDPAPLSSSVASMDVQEEVWEKKPKVDEDSSGLVPYGGDSSDDDDDDDDEEEETHSSKTDNS; this is encoded by the exons ATGTCTTCGGGAATGACTGGACAAACACC GTGCCTAACCAGCCGTTGGGATCAGCCAGCCCAGCCTAAACAGAGTGTAGATGTACGGCAGCAGAGGAGTAGTGAAAATGCAGCACACCCTGTCTCTTTATCAGGAGTTGTCAGCACTGCTGGGCCTAACAGTACTGGTTCCCGGCCACAAGAAACAGGAGAAAAGTCAGCAGCACCTCAGGGAGGAGGGGTTGAGATGGCCGCAGCGATGGCTGCTAAAATTAATGCCATGTTAATGGCAAAAGGAAAACTGTTGACTCCTCCACCGTTACTTGCTAAG ACTCCTCCAGTTGTGCCTGTGCTGGCTGCTACAGAAGAGATGGTGGTCACGGAGGTTGACATAAATGATGTACCACTAAATTGCCGGGATCTTCTTACTAAAGGCAAAACACAGGAGGAG ATCCGACAGACTAGTGGTGCCGTCGTCTCAACAAAAGGCCATTACATGACTGACGTTGAAAAGGAAAGAGGAGG acAAAGACCTTTGTATTTGCATGTCCAGGGAAAGACCCAAGAGCAGGTCAATA AGGCTGTGATGAGGATAAAGGAGATCATCTCTGAGGATGTGCTGAGGGCCTCAGCAGCATCAGGAGGACAACATGTGCCTGTAATGCCACCACTCACACTCTACCCCCAGCCTCCTCGACCCGTCATTCCCACTCCGGTGCCACGGATGCCCAACGCCAACCCAGTGCCAGGCCAGGGACATCGACCTGCAGCTCCTCATACAGGG AGTTTTGTGCACACAAAGATTTTCGTGGGTCTGGACCAGGCGCTGCCTGGATTCAACGTAAATGAAAAAGTCGAGGGTCCAGGAGGTTCGTACCTGAGCCACATCCAGACAGAGACGGGGGCTCGAGTCTTCCTCAGGGGAAAAGGTTCTGGCTACATAGAGCAAGCATCAAAACGAGAGTCTTTTGAACCGCTCTATGTCTACATCAG CCACCCAAACGCAGCTGGACTGGAGTCGGCGAAGAAACTCACTGAGAGTCTGCTGGAAACT GCGAGAGCTGAACATGCCCGACTGGTGTCGACGTACACAGCCACAGGCTCAACACAAC CATACGCAGCGCATGGATTTCCACCTAATAGCAATTACTCTAACCAGGGGTCCTGGTATAACTACCCAGCAAATGGGTATGCTGGCGGCTATTCAGCGTACCCAGGAGCCGGTGGTTATTGGAGTAATGCAAATGGTCCCCCAAGTCATTCTAACATGTCGACAAACCCTCCATCTTCTCAGGCAATGGTTCAGTATCCGGTGTGTCCTAGGAAACCGCATCCCTATCTTGTCCAG GATCCAGGCAGCAGTGCGAGCGTGGAGCCTGATGGATCTTTAAACAGCCCCTCTGACTCAGGAAGTCCCAAGCGTCATTTCCATGAGGGGGCTAAGGACGAACAG CCGACCAGCAGCTCGCCAGAGGGTCCTGCTCATCGGGAGTCCACTCCTCCTCCGTCCAGCGTCGGAGAGGAGAAAGTAGTCGAAAG GATTCTGATGCCTCCACCGCCGCCTCCCTTCGTGGCTCCTGCCCCTGTTGCACGCAAAAGGCCGAGGGATGCAGTGACGGACGATCCAGCTCCTCTGTCCAGCAGCGTCGCATCAATGG ATGTTCAAGAGGAGGTGTGGGAGAAGAAGCCTAAAGTGGATGAAGATTCATCAGGACTAGTGCCGTATGGAGGAGATTCCtccgatgatgatgatgatgatgatgatgaagaggaggagacaCACAGCAGTAAGACAGATAACTCATAA
- the LOC110954943 gene encoding fibronectin type III and SPRY domain-containing protein 2 isoform X1, protein MDLYEIRGGRLDVIAEEGELSRESTTMETYNVAAGSGARTARDVSTFQRFSIGTNESLRFEPCEASTPSPTGAEDGCGDDDDDDDVFKEEDTESEINSIRNRLQGKVVEMENFAGHLEEIFLTVEENFGRQEQHLEQHYNDVLQTLSQRYDERGAALEEEKKSKLEALYKQLLACGRALDSSKELIESAQEVYRSQDKRLFLKTVMPTVKRIEEYAKEDPDLTLATRLEFNTPLADLSDVKTMMDSINVVPAPSAPVINPQMPNSATQTSLRVCWSLFSDDTVEYYELYYRPVLEDTPADSTCAPHESKVKVKETHCTVTDLLPNAQYELWVTATNTTGISPASEKALYMTVPSPPVIKQRECTSCPEAALIRWDSGNTNPVDSYTVELSETETDGTESSITESIVAVPSCQCLIQLQAGRRYLISVRAVNIGGPSDRSEVITVSTTGTFFHLLEDTAHPCLSISEDGFTIFYGDEELPISAMALDDNTFFTRCVAVLGDLIPVRGRHYWEVEVDDGTEFRIGIAYEDTERNAYLGANSSSWCMRHILSPTRHKYEFLHNGWSPDLRITVNPVRIGVALNYDRGTLSFFNVNLEQHLHTFQCNFQSHVQPCFSLDNPGALTVHNGIEAPEYAFM, encoded by the exons ATGGACCTGTATGAGATCAGAGGAGGCAGACTGGATGTGATTGCAGAGGAAGGTGAGCTGAGCAGAGAGTCGACCACCATGGAGACGTACAACGTGGCGGCAGGTAGCGGAGCGAGGACTGCTCGAGATGTTTCCACCTTCCAGAGGTTCTCCATCGGCACCAACGAGTCCCTTCGCTTTGAGCCCTGTGAGGCCAGCACTCCATCTCCCACTGGAGCAGAAGATGGatgtggtgatgatgatgatgatgatgatgtgtttAAGGAGGAAGACACTGAG AGTGAGATCAACTCGATCAGGAATCGGCTGCAGGGGAAGGTTGTGGAGATGGAGAACTTTGCGGGTCATCTGGAGGAAATCTTTCTCACTGTGGAG GAGAATTTTGGCCGTCAGGAGCAGCACTTGGAGCAGCACTACAACGACGTTTTACAGACGCTGTCTCAGAGATACGACGAGAGGGGGGCTGcactggaggaggagaagaagagcaaGTTGGAGGCTCTGTACAAGCAGCTGCTGGCTTGTGGCCGGGCGCTGGATTCCTCCAAGGAGCTCATCGAGTCGGCTCAGGAGGTCTACCGCAGCCAGGACAAGAGGCTTTTCCTCAAG acagTTATGCCCACTGTTAAGAG GATCGAGGAGTACGCCAAAGAGGACCCTGACCTCACGTTGGCAACACGTCTTGAATTCAACACGCCACTCGCCGACCTGTCAGATGTCAAAACCATGATGGACTCCATCAACGTCGTTCCAG CTCCATCTGCCCCAGTAATCAACCCCCAGATGCCCAACTCTGCCACCCAGACGTCCCTGCGCGTTTGCTGGAGCTTGTTCTCTGATGACACGGTTGAGTACTACGAGCTTTACTACAGACCGGTGCTGGAGGACACGCCGGCAGACAGCACCTGTGCGCCACACG AAAGCAAGGTAAAAGTGAAGGAGACCCACTGCACTGTGACAGATCTGCTGCCCAACGCTCAGTATGAGCTCTGGGTGACGGCGACCAACACCACCGGCATCAGCCCGGCCAGCGAGAAGGCCTTATACATGACAG TGCCGTCGCCTCCGGTGATCAAGCAGAGGGAGTGTACGAGCTGTCCAGAGGCCGCTCTGATCCGCTGGGACTCAGGAAACACCAACCCTGTGGACTCGTACACCGTGGAGCTCAGTGAGACGGAGACCGACGGCACAGAGAGCAGCATCACCGA GTCTATAGTGGCCGTTCCCAGCTGTCAGTGTCTGATCCAGCTGCAGGCAGGACGACGTTACCTCATCTCTGTGAGAGCGGTAAACATAGGCGGGCCCAGCGACAGGAGCGAAGTCATTACTGTTTCCACAACAG GTACATTCTTCCACCTCCTGGAGGACACTGCTCATCCCTGCCTGTCGATCTCTGAGGACGGCTTCACCATCTTCTACGGAGATGAGGAACTGCCTATAAGTGCTATGGCCTTAGATGACAACACTTTCTTTACTAG ATGTGTGGCTGTTCTGGGGGATCTGATACCAGTGCGAGGAAGGCActactgggaggtggaggtggatgACGGGACGGAGTTTCGTATCGGCATCGCATACGAGGACACAGAGAGGAACGCCTACCTCGGGGCCAACAGTAGCTCCTGGTGTATGAGACACATCCTCAGTCCAACCAG gcatAAATATGAGTTTCTGCACAACGGTTGGAGTCCTGACTTGAGGATCACGGTGAACCCGGTGCGGATCGGAGTGGCACTCAACTACGACAGGGGCACTCTGTCCTTCTTTAACGTGAACTTGGAGCAGCACCTCCACACCTTCCAATGTAACTTCCAAAGTCACGTTCAACCCTGTTTTAGTCTGGACAACCCAGGAGCTCTTACTGTGCACAACGGCATAGAAGCTCCCGAGTATGCATTCATGTGA
- the LOC110954943 gene encoding fibronectin type III and SPRY domain-containing protein 2 isoform X2: MTFRVRSTRSGIGCRGRLWRWRTLRVIWRKSFSLWRRILAVRSSTWSSTTTTFYRRCLRDTTRGGLHWRRRRRASWRLCTSSCWLVAGRWIPPRSSSSRLRRSTAARTRGFSSRIEEYAKEDPDLTLATRLEFNTPLADLSDVKTMMDSINVVPAPSAPVINPQMPNSATQTSLRVCWSLFSDDTVEYYELYYRPVLEDTPADSTCAPHESKVKVKETHCTVTDLLPNAQYELWVTATNTTGISPASEKALYMTVPSPPVIKQRECTSCPEAALIRWDSGNTNPVDSYTVELSETETDGTESSITESIVAVPSCQCLIQLQAGRRYLISVRAVNIGGPSDRSEVITVSTTGTFFHLLEDTAHPCLSISEDGFTIFYGDEELPISAMALDDNTFFTRCVAVLGDLIPVRGRHYWEVEVDDGTEFRIGIAYEDTERNAYLGANSSSWCMRHILSPTRHKYEFLHNGWSPDLRITVNPVRIGVALNYDRGTLSFFNVNLEQHLHTFQCNFQSHVQPCFSLDNPGALTVHNGIEAPEYAFM; encoded by the exons ATGACTTTCAGAGTGAGATCAACTCGATCAGGAATCGGCTGCAGGGGAAGGTTGTGGAGATGGAGAACTTTGCGGGTCATCTGGAGGAAATCTTTCTCACTGTGGAG GAGAATTTTGGCCGTCAGGAGCAGCACTTGGAGCAGCACTACAACGACGTTTTACAGACGCTGTCTCAGAGATACGACGAGAGGGGGGCTGcactggaggaggagaagaagagcaaGTTGGAGGCTCTGTACAAGCAGCTGCTGGCTTGTGGCCGGGCGCTGGATTCCTCCAAGGAGCTCATCGAGTCGGCTCAGGAGGTCTACCGCAGCCAGGACAAGAGGCTTTTCCTCAAG GATCGAGGAGTACGCCAAAGAGGACCCTGACCTCACGTTGGCAACACGTCTTGAATTCAACACGCCACTCGCCGACCTGTCAGATGTCAAAACCATGATGGACTCCATCAACGTCGTTCCAG CTCCATCTGCCCCAGTAATCAACCCCCAGATGCCCAACTCTGCCACCCAGACGTCCCTGCGCGTTTGCTGGAGCTTGTTCTCTGATGACACGGTTGAGTACTACGAGCTTTACTACAGACCGGTGCTGGAGGACACGCCGGCAGACAGCACCTGTGCGCCACACG AAAGCAAGGTAAAAGTGAAGGAGACCCACTGCACTGTGACAGATCTGCTGCCCAACGCTCAGTATGAGCTCTGGGTGACGGCGACCAACACCACCGGCATCAGCCCGGCCAGCGAGAAGGCCTTATACATGACAG TGCCGTCGCCTCCGGTGATCAAGCAGAGGGAGTGTACGAGCTGTCCAGAGGCCGCTCTGATCCGCTGGGACTCAGGAAACACCAACCCTGTGGACTCGTACACCGTGGAGCTCAGTGAGACGGAGACCGACGGCACAGAGAGCAGCATCACCGA GTCTATAGTGGCCGTTCCCAGCTGTCAGTGTCTGATCCAGCTGCAGGCAGGACGACGTTACCTCATCTCTGTGAGAGCGGTAAACATAGGCGGGCCCAGCGACAGGAGCGAAGTCATTACTGTTTCCACAACAG GTACATTCTTCCACCTCCTGGAGGACACTGCTCATCCCTGCCTGTCGATCTCTGAGGACGGCTTCACCATCTTCTACGGAGATGAGGAACTGCCTATAAGTGCTATGGCCTTAGATGACAACACTTTCTTTACTAG ATGTGTGGCTGTTCTGGGGGATCTGATACCAGTGCGAGGAAGGCActactgggaggtggaggtggatgACGGGACGGAGTTTCGTATCGGCATCGCATACGAGGACACAGAGAGGAACGCCTACCTCGGGGCCAACAGTAGCTCCTGGTGTATGAGACACATCCTCAGTCCAACCAG gcatAAATATGAGTTTCTGCACAACGGTTGGAGTCCTGACTTGAGGATCACGGTGAACCCGGTGCGGATCGGAGTGGCACTCAACTACGACAGGGGCACTCTGTCCTTCTTTAACGTGAACTTGGAGCAGCACCTCCACACCTTCCAATGTAACTTCCAAAGTCACGTTCAACCCTGTTTTAGTCTGGACAACCCAGGAGCTCTTACTGTGCACAACGGCATAGAAGCTCCCGAGTATGCATTCATGTGA
- the LOC110954974 gene encoding WASP homolog-associated protein with actin, membranes and microtubules — MNSVEYERLDSLEGWVAVKSNIFEENETFKLGFIVQWNVIECKFAVTCHNRTLQRQKRKAEIPVGGDPQMSWAGLFSVSDLRHIHQHFTCVADVLGACFPDLSEFEEGNIWDLLFLNRRTSGGGEDDDERDFDTPCRKLEKYFSTAIDICGRKIVLDTLFTQDERDVEEYFENLQEFKRKTMQEEMSRAKGHLRQLLQSHSTADRMVALHSIYEEEDEAYQDLVTVATTFFQYLLQPFRDMRELACLYKLEILKSLEFEDLGPRRIAALEKEAEEWRMKAEDAVASIQDITVTYFTQTSKALAGMLKQMEEDKCRFGPAAWASAAPRLEKLRFLLAKETLQHMRAAEMCLSRKKDGIRERLGSLSGNNQSQRSDSRSAFEDSQKQPDTVDQLELQFYEIQLELYDAKFEILKNEEQLLVAQIDTLRRQIKELKEEVVYYDVCEDPEELQSMVHTGIQQANSPAVTQLKRRLQTLETKRGNICARRAYLRNKKDQCMEAHEQKQLAAKQSSVVFSQHHQVHLKREKRKEEEQRRKEWVDQEREKTLSRLRSFREKRQGQYILKTPQSRVSSSEVSCPSQPLSIISLSPSPAPVGPSSTRPAPRSKKTPKKQQPKDIPVQIYSAPPPPATACTAAAAPPPPPPPPPPPPPPPPLPPAIPPPPPLVQASSEDTPMPLSEKEVPPFPAKNMLTQNIGTMDEVLASLQRGQIKLRKVPAAKTASPAEDPRSSLMSAIRQGVTLKKVVPARAEVQSNDNELERSIKAAMMRMKKVSADSDDEDRGDEENHSVDWDS, encoded by the exons ATGAACAGCGTGGAATATGAGCGGCTGGACAGTCTGGAGGGCTGGGTCGCGGTCAAGAGCAACATATTCGAAGAGAACGAGACGTTTAAGCTGGGTTTCATCGTCCAGTGGAATGTCATCGAGTGTAAGTTCGCCGTCACCTGCCACAACCGGACGTTACAACGGCAGAAACGCAAAGCAGAAATCCCTGTCGGCGGCGACCCTCAGATGAGCTGGGCTGGACTCTTCTCCGTCAGCGACCTCAGACACATCCACCAGCATTTCACATGCGTGGCAGACGTCCTGGGAGCCTGCTTCCCGGATTTATCAGAGTTTGAGGAGGGTAACATTTGGGATTTGCTCTTCCTGAATCGGAGAACCAGCGGCGGCGGCGAAGATGACGACGAGAGAGATTTTGACACTCCGTGTAGAAAACTGGAGAAATATTTCAGCACAGCCATCGACATCTGCGGGAGAAAGATTgttctggacaccttgttcacCCAGGATGAGAGGGATGTGGAGGAGTACTTTGAAAATCTGCAGGAGTTCAAAAGGAAGACCATGCAGGAGGAGATGTCAAGGGCCAAAGGTCACCTGAGACAG CTGCTACAGAGTCACAGCACTGCTGACCGAATGGTTGCGCTGCACAGCATTTACGAAGAAGAAGACGAGGCCTACCAGGACCTGGTCACTGTTGCCACCACTTTCTTCCAGTACCTGCTGCAGCCATTCAGAGACATGAGAGAGCTGGCCTGCCTTTACAAACTAGAGATCCTG AAGTCTTTGGAGTTTGAAGACTTGGGTCCTCGGAGGATTGCAGCTCTGGAGAAGGAGGCGGAGGAGTGGAGAATGAAAGCAGAAGACGCAGTCGCCTCAATTCAGGACATCACTGTCACCTACTTTACACAGACTTCAAAGGCTCTGGCTG GTATGTTAAAACAGATGGAGGAGGATAAGTGTCGGTTTGGACCTGCTGCCTGGGCATCTGCGGCTCCCAGACTGGAAAAGCTGCGTTTCCTGTTGGCCAAAGAAACCCTGCAGCACATGAGAGCTGCGGAGATGTGCCTGAGCCGCAAGAAAGACGGCATCAgagaaagg CTCGGGAGCCTGTCGGGTAACAACCAGAGCCAGAGAAGTGATTCCAGGTCTGCGTTTGAGGACAGCCAGAAGCAGCCGGACACAGTGGACCAGCTGGAACTGCAGTTCTATGAAATCCAGCTAGAACTATATGACGCCAAGTTTGAGATCCTGAAGAACGAGGAGCAGCTGCTGGTGGCTCAGATAGACACCTTACGACGGCAGATTAAAG AACTGAAGGAGGAGGTGGTGTACTATGATGTGTGCGAGGAtccagaggagctgcagagcaTGGTCCACACAGGTATTCAGCAAGCAAACTCTCCAGCCGTCACTCAGCTCAAGAGACGCCTACAGACCCTGGAGACCAAGCGAGGCAACATCTGTGCCCGGCGAGCATATCTACGCAACAAAAAG gATCAGTGCATGGAGGCCCATGAGCAGAAGCAGCTGGCAGCCAAGCAGAGCTCCGTAGTCTTCAGTCAGCATCATCAGGTCCACCTG AAACGAGagaagaggaaagaggaggagcagaggaggaaggagtgGGTGGACCAGGAGCGAGAGAAGACTCTGAGCAGATTACGATCCTTCAGAGAG AAGCGACAGGGCCAGTACATCCTGAAGACCCCTCAGTCCAGAGTGTCGTCTTCAGAAGTGTCTTGTCCCTCCCAGCCGTTGTCCATCATCAGCCTCAGCCCGTCTCCTGCCCCCGTAGGACCTTCCTCCACTCGTCCTGCACCCAGAAGCAAGAAAACACCCAAAAAGCAGCAGCCTAAAGACATCCCTGTCCAAATCTATTCTGCGCCGCCACCTCCAGCAACCGcctgcactgctgctgctgctcctcctcctcctcctccaccaccaccacctcctccacctcccccaCCGCTGCCTCCCGccatacctcctcctcctcctcttgtccAAGCTTCCTCTGAGGACACGCCGATGCCTCTCAGTGAAAAAGAAGTCCCTCCTTTTCCTGCCAAGAACATGCTGACACAAAATATAG GAACAATGGATGAAGTGTTGGCGTCATTGCAGCGTGGACAGATTAAGCTTCGAAAGGTTCCCGCCGCCAAAACTGCAAGCCCTGCTGAGGATCCAAGGAGCAGCCTGATGTCGGCCATCCGACAGGGAGTCACTCTGAAGAAG GTGGTTCCTGCTCGAGCTGAAGTCCAGAGCAACGACAACGAGCTGGAGCGAAGCATCAAAGCTGCCATGATGAGGATGAAGAAGGTGTCAGCTGACTCAGACGACGAGGACAGAGGTGATGAGGAGAATCACAGCGTAGACTGGGACAGCTGA